ACCACGTCGATCGGCTCGACGAACGCCAACGCCACGGACGCCTCATCCACACGCACGACGCGCGCGAGGACACTTTCGACCAGGCCGATCGTCACCGCGACCATCTCGCCGATCTTCAGCCCTTCTACCGCCGACATGCGCAGACCCGTTGCCGACAGATTGACCACGCGGTGCGTCGTCGGCGTCGTCTTGTTCTGACGGTGCAGAACGCCGGTGAGCATCACGCTGGCTCGATCGGCTCTGAGAGGGCGGGTCGGCTGTTCCATGACTGTGCGGATAGCCGAAGAAAGCTAATCTACGTTTAATGACGATCGATGCCGCGCATGAATTTTGGTGCGGAGCACAAAAAGGCGTGGGCAAAGCCCACGCCGTCGGCCGGGTTGCACCCGCCGGCCGAACCGGTGCGAGTCCCGGCACAGCGTGCGCCGGGCCGCAGCCGGTTATTGATTCATTGAGTCGAAGAAGTCGTCGTTGGTCTTCGAATTCTTCATCTTGTCGAGCAGGAACTCCATCGCGTCGACCGTGCCCATCTGCATGAGGATACGGCGCAGCACCCACATCTTGGTGAGCTTGTCCTTCTCGACCAGCAGCTCCTCCTTGCGGGTGCCCGACTTGCCGACGTCGAGCGCCGGGAAGATGCGCTTGTCCGCCACCTTGCGGTCCAGGACGATTTCCGAGTTACCGGTGCCCTTGAACTCTTCGAAGATGACTTCGTCCATGCGGCTGCCGGTGTCGATCAGTGCGGTGGCGATGATCGAAAGCGAACCGCCCTCCTCGATGTTGCGCGCGGCACCGAAGAAGCGCTTCGGACGCTGCAGTGCGTTGGCGTCGACACCGCCGGTCAGCACCTTGCCCGAGCTCGGCACGACGGTGTTGTAGGCGCGGCCGAGACGGGTGATCGAATCGAGCAGGATGACGACATCCTTCTTGTGCTCGACCAGGCGCTTGGCCTTTTCGATAACCATTTCAGCAACTTGCACGTGGCGTGTGGCAGGTTCGTCGAAGGTCGAGCTGACGACCTCGCCCTTCACGCTGCGCTGCATGTCGGTGACTTCTTCCGGACGCTCGTCGATCAGCAGGACCAGCAGGAAGACTTCCGGATGATTGTCGGTGATCGCCTTGGCGATGTTCTGCAGCATCACCGTCTTACCGACGCGCGGGGGTGCCACGATCAGCGTACGCTGGCCCTTGCCCTGGGGCGAGACGATGTCGATGACGCGCGCCGACTTGTCCTTCTGCGTCGGATCGAGCTGATCGAGCACCAGCTTCTGTTCCGGGTACAGCGGGGTCAGATTGTCGAAATTGACGCGGTGACGCACCGCATCGGGATCGTCGAAATTCACCTTCAGTAGCTTCGTCAGCGCGAAATAGCGTTCGCCGTCCTTCGGCCCGCGGATCTCGCCCTCGACCGTGTCGCCGGTGCGCAGGCCGTACTTCCGGACCTGGTTGGGCGAGATGTAGATATCGTCCGGCCCGGCCAGATAATTCGCTTCCGGCGAGCGTAGGAAGCCGAAGCCATCGGGCAGCACCTCGATCGTACCCAGACCCATGATCTGGTCGCCGTTCTCCGCCAGCACCTTCAGGATGGCGAACATCAGATCCTGCTTGCGCAGGGTCGATGCGCTCTCGACGCCCAGCTCCTCGGCCATGCTGACCAACTCGGCGGGGCTCTTCTTCTTCAGGTCTTTGAAATGCATCTGTGGCGTCCGGACTTGGAGGCTGTCGGGGGATTTCGGGCGCTGGGGGTCGAAAATCGACGGCGGCGCGTACGAGAGAGGGAGGAAAACGCGCCCGCGAGGCTGCGGTTCGCGCTCTTGAGGCGAGTTAGGAGTCGGCCGGGCCCAAGTCAACCCGCCTCGGGCGCAGGATCTTCATTCTATCTTCCGTTCGTCCTGAGCATATCGAAGGACCGTCCTTCGTGCTGCGAAGGTCCCGCGGGCGCATCGCAGTTCGGTCCTTCGACAGGCTCAGCACGAACGGGGTGACCGGAGAACTTTAGAACGGTTTCACTACCACCAGTACAACGATCAGGATGGCGGCGAGCGCCGGAACCTCGTTGATCAGGCGCAACTGGCGTCCGGTCAGCGTCGCATGGCCCGCCTGGAGCTTACGCGCATAGCCGATCGCCCAGCCGTGATAGCCGCTGAGCAGCACGACGATGAGCAGCTTGGCGTGGAGCCAGCCCAGCCCCGGCACACCATCGAACAGCCCGGCGTTGGCCGCGAGCAGCAGCCCGAGCACCCAGACGATAATGAGCGACGGCGTCAGGATCATGCGACGCAACACGCCCTCGCGCTTCGTCCAGCGGGCTTCCTCGGCCGCGTCGCCCAGTCCTTCCTGGTGATAGACCAGATAGCGCGGCAGCATGAACAGCCCGGCCATCCAGAAGATCACGAAGACGATGTGCGCCGCCTTCACCCACAGATAGGATTGGCCGAGGAGATTGGTCATCGCGGCGACCGTACGTGATCGATCAGCTGCTGAACATGCTCGATCGGGGTGAATTGCCCGATGCCGTGGCCGAGGTTGAAGATGTGCGGACGGCCGGTGAAGGCGTCGAGAATGCGGTCGATCCCGGCGTCGAGCGCGGCGCCGCCGGCGAACAGCGCGATCGGGTCGAGGTTGCCCTGCACCGGCAGGCCGGTCGGCAGCACCGCGTTCGCCCAGGCGGGGTCGACCGTTTCGTCCAGGCCCACCGCATCGGGCCGGACACCCGCGACATAATCGACCAGCTTCGCGCCTGATCCCTTGGGGAAGCCGATCACTGGCGTGCCGGGGCACCGCGCGTGCAGTCGCTCGACGATGCGCGCGTTCGGGGCAATCACCCAATCCTCGTACTGCGTCGGGCTAAGGCTGCCGGCCCAGCTGTCGAACAGCTGCACCGCTTCGACGCCGGACGCGATCTGGTTCGCGAGATAGTCGACGGTCAGATTTACGATCGCATCGACCAGCGCCTCCATCGCGCCGCGATCGGCATAGGCGAGCGTCCGCGCCTCGGCCTGATCCTTCGACCCCTGGCCGGCAATCATGTACGTCGCGACCGTCCAGGGCGATCCTGCGAAGCCGAGGAAGGTCACCTCGGGTGGCAGCGCCGCAGCGACGCGGGTGCAGGTGTCGTAGATCGGCTGGAGCTTGGCCGTGTCCGCCACACCCAGCGCATCGATCGCCGCATGGGTCGTCAGCTTCGGGGCGAGCCGCGGCCCCTCCCCCGCTTCGAACCACAGATCCTGGCCCAGCGCCCACGGCACCATCAGGATATCGCTGAACAGGATCGCGCCGTCGAAGCCGAAGCGGCGGATCGGCTGGAGCGTGATCTCGGCCGCCGCCTCCGGATCGGTCGCCAGGGCCAGGAACCCGCCCTTTTCTGCTCTCAGTGCACGATACTCCGGCAGATAGCGTCCTGCCTGGCGCATCAGCCACATCGGCGGCACCGATGGCATATCCCCCCGGAGCGTCTGGAGGAGCGGTTTCGAAGGCGCAGATCCGGTCACGTCGCGTCCCAACTTAAAAAGAAGAAGAGAGATATAAGGGTTGTTGAAGGTTGTTGGGGCGTGGGTAGCGGGGTTTCTCTCCCCGTCCAGACTCTGCCAACAGATTGACGCTCGAAAAGCGCCGAAACGCGCGCGATTCGATTCCGTCATCCCCGTTATCCACAGCCTGTGCGCACATCGGCAAATTGTGATGTGCGTTGTGGATATCGGTGGATGAACCGGCCGGATTTTGCCGGTTTGGTTGCCGGGCCGAGTTACGCTATCCGCCGTCCCCATGTTGTCCACAGATCGCTCCCGCTGATGCGTCTGCACCTCCACCTCCTGTCGGATTCGACCGGCGAGACGCTGGAGAACATCGCCAAGGCGGCGCTCGCGCAGTTCGACGATGTCGATACCCAGCGCCACTTCTGGCCGATGATCCGCAACGAGGCGCATCTGGAGCGCGTGCTGGCCGAGATCGGCCAGCATCCGGGTCTCGTACTGTTCACGCTCGTCAATCCGGCGATCCGCACGATGCTGGAGGAGCGGTGCCGCGTGATGGGGCTGCCGGCGGTCGCGCCGCTGGACGGCGTGAATGACGCGCTCTCGGGGCTGCTGGGGCAGGAAGCCAAGGCGCGGCCGGGGCGTCAGCATATGCTCGACGCCGCCTATTTCGCGCGCGTCGAAGCGATCCAGTGGACGATCGCGCATGACGACGGCATCGCATCGGACGATTGGGAAGAGGCCGATATCGTGCTGGCCGGGGTCAGCCGGTCGTCGAAGACGCCGACGTCGATCTACCTCGCCAACCGTGGATACAAGGCGGCGAACATCCCGATCGTGGTCGAAAGCCCCCCGCCCCCGATCCTCTTTTCGCTGAAGAAGCCGCTGGTCGTCGGGCTGACGACCAGCACCGACCGGCTGGTCCAGATCCGCCGCAACCGCCTGTTGTCGCTGAACCAGAAGACCGAGACGGCCTATGTCGAGCAGGAATCGGTGGCGCGCGAGGTCGCCTATGCCCGCCGCTTGTTCGCCGACAACGGCTGGCCGGTGATCGACGTGACGCGCCGCTCGATCGAGGAGACGGCGGCGGCGATCATTGCGCTGGTCAGTGAACGCAATTTGCCGAAGGTGGAGCGATGAAACTGATCCTGGCGTCCGGCAGTGCGTCGCGCCGTACGATGCTCGAAGCGGCCGGCGTGACTTTCGCGGTCGAGCAACCGAATGTCGACGAGGATGCCGCCAAGGCGTCGCTGCTCGGCTCCGGCACGGCCCCGCGCGACGTGGCGGACGCGCTCGCGCAGTTGAAGGCAGTGAAGGTGTCGGCGCGCGAACCGGCGGCATTGGTGCTCGGGTCGGACTCGGTCGTCGAACTGGCTGACGGGACCATGCTCGACAAACCGACCAGCCGTCAGGACGCCGCCGACCATCTGCGCCGGATGTCGGGCAAGCGCAGCCGTCTGCATAGCGCGGCAGTGATGGTCGAGGGGGGGCGCCCCGTCTGGCGCGAGGTCGACACCGCGCAACTGTTCGTGCGGCCGCTGTCCGACGCGTTCATCGAGGCGTATCTCGACGTCGAATGGCCGGCGATTTCAGGATGCGTCGGCTGTTTCCGGATCGAGGGGCCGGGCGCGCAATTGTTCTCGCGGATCGACGGCAGTCAGTTCACCGTGCTCGGCCTGCCGCTGCTGCAGGTACTAGATTATCTGCGCGTGCGTGGCGTGCTGATGTCATGACGCCACCGCGCGCCGAGGTGATCGGCGATCCGATCGCGCAGTCGAAATCGCCGCTGATCCACAGATTCTGGCTCGATGCGTTGAGGCTAAGCGGGGATTATCGCCGCGTCCATGTGACCCCCGACGCGCTGGCGGACTATATCGCGCGGTCGAAGGACGATCCTGACTGGCGCGGATGCAACGTCACCATCCCGCACAAGATCGCAGTGATGGACCTGGTCGACGATCCGGGCGACGTGCGAACGTCGATCGGCGCGATGAACACTGTGGTGCGCGCGTCGGATGGGTCGTTGGTCGGCACGAACACCGACGCTGGTGGCTTTGCCGCGCCGCTGGCCGGGCTGGATCTGGTCGACCGTGATGCCGTCGTGATCGGCGCTGGTGGTGCAGCGCGTGCGGTGCTGTTCGCGTTGGCCGAGCGGCAGGTCGGGCGGGTGACGATGCTCAACCGCTCGACCGAGAAGGCTGCCGCGTTGCTCGACCGTTATGGTCTGCAGGGCGAGGCCTTGCCTCTCGACGCGCCGCTCCCGCCGACCGCGACGCTGGTCGTCAACACCAGTGCGCTCGGGATGACAGGGCAACCGCCGCTCGATCTCGACCTCTCGCCGCTGGGGTCGGATGCGGTGGCGTACGACATCGTCTATGCGCCGCTCGAAACGCCGTTGCTTGCGCAGGCGCGAGCGCGGGGGATGGCGACGGTCGACGGGTTGGAGATGCTGATCGGGCAGGCGGCGCTGGCGTTCGCACTGTTCTTTGGAGCCGAGCCACCGCGCGAGCGCGATGCCGAATTGCGGGCGCTGCTGACGGCGTGATGGATCGCCCTCACCCTTCCGGCGCTACGCGCCTCCCTCCCTCTCCCGCTAGGAGAGGGAAGGGGCCCGCTCGCGAAGCGAGCGGGAAGGGTGAGGTTAACCGTCCCCTGATTCTCGGCCTCACCGGATCGATCGGCATGGGCAAGTCCACCGTCGCGGCCATGTTCGCTGACGCCGGTGTGCCCGTGTTCGATGCCGACGCCACCGTCCATGCGCTGCAAGGCCCCGGCGGGCGGATCGTCGCGGCGATCGAGGCGCGGTTTCCCGATACCACCGGGCCGGACGGGGTGAACCGCACGGCGCTGGGCGAAGCGGTGATCGGCAAGCCTGAAGAATTTGCGGCGCTGGAGGCGATCGTCCACCCGGCGGTTGCCGAAGAGCGCGAGGCATTCCTTGCCGCTCATGCCGATGCGCCGCTCGTCGTGCTCGACGTGCCGCTGCTGTTCGAAGCGGGCGGCTGGCAGGCGGTGGACAAGATCGCCGTCGTTTCCGCCGCCCCGGACGTGCAACGCGCCCGCGTGCTCGCTCGCCCCGGCATGACTCCGGCGCGGTTCGATGCGATCCTCGCCAGGCAACTGCCCGATGCCGATAAACGCGCCCGCGCCGACGTCATCATTCCGACGGACGGTTCGCTGGATGCGACACGTTCCGCGGTCGGGCGTGTCATCGCTTGCCTGACAGGCGCGACGGGAGGATAAGTCCTGTCATGCGCGAAATCGTGTTCGACACTGAAACCACCGGCCTCAGCTTCGCCGGTGGCGACCGGCTGGTGGAAATCGGCTGCGTGGAGCTGGTGAACAAGGTTGAGACCGGGCGAACGTTCCACGCCTATCTCAATCCCCAGCGTGACATGCCTGAAGAGGCGGAGCGGGTGCATGGCCTGTCGGCCAAGTTCCTGTCCGACAAGCCGTTGTTCGCGCATATCGTCGCCGACATGCTCGATTTCCTGGGTGACGCGCCGTTAATCGCGCACAACGCCGGGTTCGATTTTTCCTTCCTTAACGGCGAACTGACGGCGCACGGCCATGCCGAGATCTGCCGGACGCGGATGGTCGACACGCTGATGATCGCGCGGACCAGGCATCCCGGCTCCAAACATACGCTGGATGCGCTGTGCGTCCGCTACGGGATCGACCGGTCCCACCGTATCGTCCACGGCGCGCTGCTCGACGCGCAACTGCTCGCGCAGGTCTATGTCGAGCTGACCGGCGGGCGGCAGATTGGCCTTGGCCTCGCGGTCGAGACCGTCGTCGATGCCCCCGCCGCCGTGGCCACCGTCCGCGCCGAGATGCGCCCCCCGCGGCCGCATGCCGCGACCCCGCAAGAGCTCGCTGCCCATGCTGAGTTTATGAAGGGGGTCAAGGAACCGCTGTGGGGGGGCGCCGCGTTCGGTTGACGGAACGGGGGGCCATTCCTAGGTCCCCCACCCCAGAACGAGAAAAGGAGACGCTCATGGAAATCCGGGTTTCGGGTCATCAGGTCGACACCGGCGATGCGCTGAAGAGCCACGTCGAGGACCGCCTCCAGGGCATCGCCGACAAGTATTTCTCGCGCGCCATTTCCGCCCAGGTGACCTTCGGCAAGGGACCGCACGATCACGGCTTCACCTGCGATATCGTCGCGCATGTGATGCAGGGCCTGGTGTTGAAGGGCCATCATTCGAACGCCGGCGACGAAGCGCGCCTGGCTTTCGACGGGGCCGCCGACAAGATCGAAAAGCAGCTGCGCCGCTACATGCGTCGCCTGAAGGACCGTAATGCCGGCCAGGCTGCCGAATTCGCCGAGGCGAACGGCTATGACAATGCGGGCTACACCGTGTTCAACGCGGGCGTGGAGGAAGAGGCCGAGGTCGCCGACGCGCCGCTGATCATCGCCGAAACGCGTGTCGACGTTCCGGACGCCAGCGTGTCGGATGCGGTCATGATGCTCGATTTGCGCAACACCAACGCGTTGCTGTTCAAGAACAGCGGCACGGGCAACTTCAATATGGTCTATCGCCGCCACGACGGAACGATCGGCTGGGTCGAGCCCAATCGGGCCGGCTGATCGCACGATAAAGGGGGCAAGATGACGACGGCCGATCTCGGCGACCTGCTGGTGCCCGATGCGGTGCTGGCCGATGTCGCGGCGGGCAACAAGCGCGCGCTGTTCACCGCGCTGGGCGCCGCTGCGGCCAGGGTCTGGTCGCTCGACGAGGGCGTCGTCGCCACCGCACTCGCCGCGCGCGAGAAGTTGGGTACGACCGGCTTCGGCGGCGGCGTCGCGGTGCCCCACGCCCGAATCGACGGGCTGGAGGCGGTGCGCGGCATCTTCGTGCGGCTGCCGCGCCCGATCGAATTCGATGCGGTCGATTCGCTGCCGGTCGACCTCGTCTTCATGATGCTGTCGCCGCCCGAAGCGGGGGCCGATCATCTCAAGGCGCTCGCCCGCGTGTCGCGCCGCCTGCGTGACCGGGCATTTGCCGAGAAGCTGCGCGGAGCGGGATCGCGCGACGCGCTCTACGCTCTGCTGACCGCGGCCGAGACGCGTGACGCCGCCTGAAAGCGTCCTTTCGGGGGCCGAAGCGCATTTCCGCGCGCTCGAATCGCTCTACGCTTCGGCACCGATCAACGCGCTCTTCGAATCGCGGCTGACGATTCCGGCCGCGGGGCTCAGCCGGATCGCCTTCACGCTCGACGAACGGCATTTTCATGCCGCCGGGGCGGTGCACGGCACCGCCTATTTCAAGATGCTCGACGACGCGGCCTTTTATGCCGCGAACAGTCTGGTGACCGACCGGTTCCTGCTGACGACCGCGTTCAACCTGCTGTTCACGCGGCCGCTCGGGCCGGGCGCGGTGACGGCGGAGGGGCGGTGGGTCAGTGGACATCGCCGCGTCCTGATCGCCGAGGCGCGGATGATCGACGCCTCGGGAGAAGAGGTGGCGCGCGGGACCGGCACCTTTATGAAATCGCGCATCCCGCTCGCCGGGCTCAACGGCTATGGCAGCACTGCGGGATGACGCCGCGGCTGACCAGCGAATTCCGTGCGAAGGCGCTGATCCGCCGGGTCCACGACGCCGGCGGATCGGCGATGGTGCTGGCAAAGGGCGATGCGATGTCGGGCGCGATCCTGGTGGTGGCGCTCGACCGCGGCGCCGATCCGACGTGCTGGGAACGCGACGTGACCGGCATCGGACTCACCCGTTGTGGTCCGACAACTGCCGACCCCCAAGATGTGGCGGCATATTGGCAACGGCGCCGCAAAAACGATCCCGATCTGTGGGTGATCGAACTGGATATCGCAGCAGCCGAACGGTTCGCCGCTGAAACGATCACGTCGAATTGACTCTGAACGCCCGGTGACCGAAAGGCCGGCTTCCTAAATTCGCGTTGTGCCGCGCGGGGTGCGATCCCACACGGTTACGCAGTCGGGGGGACTACCCGCGACGGCACCGGGATAGGTGAAATACACCGCCCGCCCACGCCGTCTCGCGTGCCAACCGCATAATATCGAAGTTGAATGTCGCTGTTCGCTCGCGCCGCATCCGTTGCGGCCGTAACTCTATGTGCCGGTCTTCTGCTGGGCACGACCTCGCCGGGTTTCGCGCAGGAAGTCCCTTCCGCGCATGTCTCGACGCTGAATGCCCTGGCGCTGCCCCAGGTCCCGATGACGCCCACCGCGCCGGACACCGCCGCAGCTGCTCCCCAAGCCAAATTCCAGCCTGCCGTCATCCAGACGGTGCAGTCGCTTCCCGAACCCACCCCTGCCGTTGTCCAGGACGATGAGGACGAGAGCTATGACAGCCTCGCCGATGCCGTCGCGGACCAGTCGGCCGCGCTCGAGGATGCAGAAATGCGCTGCCTCGCCGCCGGCGTGTACTTCGAATCGAAGGGTGAGCCGCTCGCCGGCCAGCTGGCGGTCGCGCAGACCATCATCAACCGCACCAAGTCGGGCCGTTTCCCCAAGTCGATCTGCGGCGTGCTGACCCAGGCGGGCCAGTTCTCGTTCGTGCGCGGTGGCAACGTGCCGACCGCCGAAGGCCGCGCCGGCTGGCAGACCGCGGTTGCGGTGGCGAAGGTCGCAGCCAACGACCTGTGGGACGGTGCCGCGGATAAGGCGCTGTTCTTCCACGCCCGTCGCGTTTCGCCGGGTTGGCGCGCGACCAAGATCGCGGCGATCGGCAACCACGTCTTCTACCGATAAGACGATCGCGCGGGGTTTCCCGCGTTCGCCAGATGTTCTACAAGAGGCGCGATGGCTTCCGTCGCGCCTCTTGTCGTGTCCGATCCCGTAGACCGTCTGGTCGCGACGGACGTCGCGCGCGGTGTATGTCGGATGCTGCTGCGCCACGATATCGTCGCGATCGCCGAAGTGCCGCTCGACGGCGGCCGTCGGGCTGACCTGATGGCGATCGGGCCGAAAGGCGAACTGGTGATCGTGGAGATCAAGGTTTCGCGTGCCGACCTGCTCGGCGACGGCAAATGGACCGAGTATCTTCCGCACTGCGACCGGTTTTTCTGGGCGGTGCCCGCCGGGTTCGACGCGTCGCCGCTGGACGGAGAAGCGTTCCTGCCCGAGCGATCGGGCGTAATCGTTGCCGATCGCTACGACGCGGCGATCGTGCGCGAGGCGGCGGTGGTGGCGATGCCGGCGACGGCGCGGCGCAAATGTACGACAGCGCTCGCAAGGCGCGCGGCGCGGCGCGTGATGGGGTTGGTGGATCCCGAAGCCTTTGGTGCCTTCCCGCGCGGCTAAGGCAGTTAGCCCCTCCCCTAAAGGGGAGGGGAGCACGCAAGATTTAAAGCTTCGGTCCCGACACCGCCCGCGCGCCGGCCTTGGACGCATCGGTCAGCAGCTTCGTCAGCGCCGGCGAGCGGTTGTCCTGCCGGGCATAGTCGCGCGCGCTCATGCCGGCGACGCGGTCGGCCTGGTCGGGGTTCGCACCGGCCTTCAGCAGTTTGTCGGCCAGGTCGAGGTTGCGCAATTGTACCGCGCGGATCAGCGGCGTTTCGCCCGACGTGTTGGGCATGTTCACATTTGCTTTGCGCGTCAGCAGACTGTCGACGCAATCGTCGCAATTCCCGTTGATCGCGATCATCAGCGGCGTGTTCCCGCGGGTGTCCTGCGCGTTGATCGCGGCGCCACGGCTCAGCAGGAACCGGATATAGGTCGCATCGTTGCGGCGGGTGACGATATGCAACGCGGTGTCGCCGCTGCTCGTCTCCTTCGTGTTGATCAGCGTCGAGCCCGGCTTGTCGAGCATCTGCGTCACCTTGGTGCCGTCGGCTTCCTTCACCGCCTTCAAAAACTCGTAGCTGTCGGACATGCGCTGCGCCGGTGCGGCGGCGGGCAGAGTGATGACGGTCGCGGCAAGCAGGAGGGCGAGGGGACGGAACATGGGCAGATGGCCTCTGGCGATGGCTTGGGGTTGCAGCGCGCGGCCTATCAGATCATGGCTGGCGATGCCATGAACAGCTTCAAGCCTGCGATTGCCGCCTTCGCCTTCGCGCTGGCCGCGTGCAACCCGCAACCGACCGGCGCGCCCGCCGAACCCCCGTTGGCCGGAGCCCGGATCGGCGGCCCGTTCACGCTGAGCGACGGCGACGGCAAGACGGTGACCGACCGCGACTTCGCCGGCAGATATCGCATCGTCTATTTCGGCTACACCTTCTGCCCCGATGTCTGCCCGGTCGACGTGCAGACGATCGGTGCGGGGCTGAAGGCGTTCGAAAGGCGCGATCCGGCCAAGGCGCGTGCGGTCGTGCCGATCTTCATCACGGTCGATCCAGAGCGCGACACTCCGGCGGTGGTGAAGGCCTTCGTCGCGAATTTTCATCCGCGCATGGTCGGGCTGACGGGTACGCCACAACAGATCGCCGGCGTTGCCAAGGCCTATGGCATCTTCTTCCAGAAGGGGAAGGTGGCACCGGGCGGCGGCTATATGATGGATCACAGTCGCCAGGCCTATCTGATGGGGAAGGATGGCCAGCCGATCGCGCTGTTGCCTGTGGAGGGCGGCGCGGAGAAAGTTGCCGACGAACTGCAACGCTGGGTTCAGTGACAGATACCGATAACTTCTGGGAATCGACGCCGCTCGCCAAGCTCGATCGCGCGCAGTGGGAGGCGCTGTGCGACGGGTGTGGAAAATGCTGCCTGCACAAGCTGGAGGATGAGGAGACCGGCGAGCTGATGCCGACCAATGTCGCGTGCCGCCTGCTCGACCGGCGGATGGGCATGTGTTCGGATTACAAGCATCGCCATGCTTATGTCGCCGAATGCGTCCGGCTGACCCCGCGGCTGGTCGACGAGCTCGACTGGCTGCCATCGACCTGCGCGTATCGGTTGCGCGGCGAGGGGCGGCCGTTGCCCGATTGGCATTACCTCGTCTGCGGCGACCGCGAAGCGGTGCATGCCGCCGGCGAATCGACTCGCGGCTGGACGATCAGCGAGGACGATGCCGGCGACTTCGAACATCACCTGGTCGAGCGGGAGTTGTGAGCGCGGGCGCCGACGTCGAGGTCGTCCGCCACCCCCGCGCGCGGCGGATGAAACTGGCATTCGATCCGGCGAACGGCCGGGTGCGGCTGGTGCTGCCGACGCGGGCGAAGCTGGCGGCGGGCCTCGCCTGGGTCGAGCAGCATCGGGACTGGATCGCCGAACAGCGAGCGAAGCTACCCGCGGGACGCCCCTTCGTGCCGGGCGCGGCCGTGCCGATCGGCGACGTTGACGTCATGCTGGCATGGGACGAAGCCGGGCCGCGGTCGCCGCGACGGGTTGACGGCCAGCTGATCGTGGGTGGGCCGCGCGAAGGCTTCGAGGCGCGAGTCCAGCGTTGGCTGCGACGAGAGGCCCTGCGCATGCTGTCGCAGGAAACCGCCGACTATGCGGCAAAGGCAGGCGTCACCGTTACAGCCGTCGGCGTCGGCGACACCCGATCGCGGTGGGGCAGCTGCGCGTCATCGGGCGCCATCCGGTACAGCTGGCGATTGATCCTGGCGCCGGCCGCGGTCCGTCGGGCGACCGTCGCGCATGAAGTGGCGCATCGCGTCCACATGAACCACTCGCCGGCCTTCCACGCCCTGGTCGCGCAGCTTTATGGGCGAGATCCGACGCCGGAGCGCCGCTGGCTCAAGACCAACGGCGCGACGCTTCATTGGTACGGGCGCGGAGCATCCTGATCACGCTGGACTGCCGGCGGAAGCTGGCGGACGGGCGCTTCACGTGGAGCATCGGGTCGTCGCTGCGGCGGCAGGTAGCGGGCGTCACGCGCATCGCGTGGCGGCGCGCGGCCCGTGACCCGGTCCAGCCATTCCTGGTCGAGCCGCTGCTGCTCTGCGTCGGGATCGCCCGACCCGGGCGGCGGTGGGATGTCATCGTCGCGACGCGGTTGCTCGGCCGCGCCGTCGGGCGGCAGCGGATTGCCATCGGCATCGACGAAGGCGCCGGCGTCGGCATTGCCGTAAT
The nucleotide sequence above comes from Roseomonas aeriglobus. Encoded proteins:
- the dnaQ gene encoding DNA polymerase III subunit epsilon produces the protein MREIVFDTETTGLSFAGGDRLVEIGCVELVNKVETGRTFHAYLNPQRDMPEEAERVHGLSAKFLSDKPLFAHIVADMLDFLGDAPLIAHNAGFDFSFLNGELTAHGHAEICRTRMVDTLMIARTRHPGSKHTLDALCVRYGIDRSHRIVHGALLDAQLLAQVYVELTGGRQIGLGLAVETVVDAPAAVATVRAEMRPPRPHAATPQELAAHAEFMKGVKEPLWGGAAFG
- the raiA gene encoding ribosome-associated translation inhibitor RaiA; translation: MEIRVSGHQVDTGDALKSHVEDRLQGIADKYFSRAISAQVTFGKGPHDHGFTCDIVAHVMQGLVLKGHHSNAGDEARLAFDGAADKIEKQLRRYMRRLKDRNAGQAAEFAEANGYDNAGYTVFNAGVEEEAEVADAPLIIAETRVDVPDASVSDAVMMLDLRNTNALLFKNSGTGNFNMVYRRHDGTIGWVEPNRAG
- a CDS encoding PTS sugar transporter subunit IIA, with the translated sequence MTTADLGDLLVPDAVLADVAAGNKRALFTALGAAAARVWSLDEGVVATALAAREKLGTTGFGGGVAVPHARIDGLEAVRGIFVRLPRPIEFDAVDSLPVDLVFMMLSPPEAGADHLKALARVSRRLRDRAFAEKLRGAGSRDALYALLTAAETRDAA
- a CDS encoding PaaI family thioesterase; the protein is MTPPESVLSGAEAHFRALESLYASAPINALFESRLTIPAAGLSRIAFTLDERHFHAAGAVHGTAYFKMLDDAAFYAANSLVTDRFLLTTAFNLLFTRPLGPGAVTAEGRWVSGHRRVLIAEARMIDASGEEVARGTGTFMKSRIPLAGLNGYGSTAG
- a CDS encoding DUF1491 family protein, whose amino-acid sequence is MTPRLTSEFRAKALIRRVHDAGGSAMVLAKGDAMSGAILVVALDRGADPTCWERDVTGIGLTRCGPTTADPQDVAAYWQRRRKNDPDLWVIELDIAAAERFAAETITSN
- a CDS encoding cell wall hydrolase; amino-acid sequence: MSLFARAASVAAVTLCAGLLLGTTSPGFAQEVPSAHVSTLNALALPQVPMTPTAPDTAAAAPQAKFQPAVIQTVQSLPEPTPAVVQDDEDESYDSLADAVADQSAALEDAEMRCLAAGVYFESKGEPLAGQLAVAQTIINRTKSGRFPKSICGVLTQAGQFSFVRGGNVPTAEGRAGWQTAVAVAKVAANDLWDGAADKALFFHARRVSPGWRATKIAAIGNHVFYR
- a CDS encoding MmcB family DNA repair protein, which gives rise to MASVAPLVVSDPVDRLVATDVARGVCRMLLRHDIVAIAEVPLDGGRRADLMAIGPKGELVIVEIKVSRADLLGDGKWTEYLPHCDRFFWAVPAGFDASPLDGEAFLPERSGVIVADRYDAAIVREAAVVAMPATARRKCTTALARRAARRVMGLVDPEAFGAFPRG
- a CDS encoding ankyrin repeat domain-containing protein, with translation MFRPLALLLAATVITLPAAAPAQRMSDSYEFLKAVKEADGTKVTQMLDKPGSTLINTKETSSGDTALHIVTRRNDATYIRFLLSRGAAINAQDTRGNTPLMIAINGNCDDCVDSLLTRKANVNMPNTSGETPLIRAVQLRNLDLADKLLKAGANPDQADRVAGMSARDYARQDNRSPALTKLLTDASKAGARAVSGPKL
- a CDS encoding SCO family protein; its protein translation is MASGDGLGLQRAAYQIMAGDAMNSFKPAIAAFAFALAACNPQPTGAPAEPPLAGARIGGPFTLSDGDGKTVTDRDFAGRYRIVYFGYTFCPDVCPVDVQTIGAGLKAFERRDPAKARAVVPIFITVDPERDTPAVVKAFVANFHPRMVGLTGTPQQIAGVAKAYGIFFQKGKVAPGGGYMMDHSRQAYLMGKDGQPIALLPVEGGAEKVADELQRWVQ
- a CDS encoding YcgN family cysteine cluster protein; translated protein: MTDTDNFWESTPLAKLDRAQWEALCDGCGKCCLHKLEDEETGELMPTNVACRLLDRRMGMCSDYKHRHAYVAECVRLTPRLVDELDWLPSTCAYRLRGEGRPLPDWHYLVCGDREAVHAAGESTRGWTISEDDAGDFEHHLVEREL